One part of the Natrinema salinisoli genome encodes these proteins:
- a CDS encoding SHOCT domain-containing protein has protein sequence MSSQHQGDSLLRIVLVVLAVIVFFPLLMMVFAVPMMGMMGWWWGGGSGMGVSPIWGIGMMLLFLLILLGVGYLLYRGLVGGQVLERDRALEELRTAYARGDLTDEEFEQRRQRLQRDQE, from the coding sequence ATGTCCAGTCAACATCAGGGCGACTCGCTCCTTCGAATAGTCCTCGTCGTACTCGCTGTCATCGTGTTCTTTCCCCTGTTGATGATGGTGTTTGCGGTGCCGATGATGGGAATGATGGGGTGGTGGTGGGGTGGCGGCTCAGGTATGGGAGTCTCACCGATTTGGGGCATCGGGATGATGCTTCTCTTTCTCCTCATCCTACTCGGGGTCGGATACTTACTGTACCGTGGTCTTGTGGGCGGTCAGGTTCTCGAACGCGACCGTGCACTTGAAGAGTTGCGAACAGCGTATGCCCGCGGGGACCTGACTGACGAGGAGTTCGAACAACGGCGACAGCGCTTGCAGAGAGACCAAGAGTAA
- a CDS encoding sugar phosphate isomerase/epimerase family protein yields MDRRIQFSVPLHPLREHASKPRSTPSEFLSAISEVDADIELYDPDPYARHIIEVKQTLEEFGLEIKTVHGGHLQRLLDNGDKGSELITQVRHLHLASVIDQTPTHSLEPEVSAHHAPRLWADSNVDGDEVVQEFLTEFDRALDHLEPDPTRANLDDAVFDGSCITATVCLEKVAPRGPHEYLLVTPENVDTLQQIARERGCEDAVSFTCDVGHSRQPIELLHTMNDVRNIHLHSTAPLGSATTDRLHERYDLPPDVQTGREDRDGIAHHLPPHVGDLELPRIFDALDDIDYDGPITIELDEPYRTAEIVQETMAAIGTYR; encoded by the coding sequence ATGGATCGCCGTATTCAGTTCTCTGTCCCGTTACATCCGCTCCGGGAACACGCTTCCAAGCCGCGTTCTACCCCCAGTGAATTTCTCTCGGCCATTTCCGAGGTCGATGCCGACATCGAACTGTACGATCCGGACCCGTACGCTCGTCACATTATCGAGGTGAAACAAACACTAGAGGAATTCGGGCTCGAAATCAAAACGGTTCATGGCGGCCACCTTCAGCGACTTCTCGACAACGGAGACAAGGGCTCGGAGTTAATAACGCAAGTTCGTCACCTGCACCTGGCCTCCGTCATCGATCAAACGCCCACCCACTCACTCGAGCCAGAGGTTTCGGCGCATCACGCCCCACGGTTGTGGGCGGATTCCAACGTCGATGGCGATGAAGTCGTGCAGGAGTTCCTCACCGAGTTCGATCGAGCGCTCGACCATCTGGAGCCGGACCCCACGAGAGCGAATCTTGATGATGCCGTATTCGACGGGTCGTGTATCACTGCGACCGTCTGTCTCGAGAAGGTCGCTCCGCGTGGTCCTCACGAGTATCTTCTGGTCACGCCAGAAAATGTGGATACACTGCAACAAATCGCTCGGGAGAGGGGATGTGAAGATGCAGTTTCGTTCACCTGCGATGTCGGCCACTCGAGGCAGCCGATCGAGTTACTTCACACGATGAATGATGTCCGGAACATCCATCTCCACAGTACCGCACCGCTGGGCTCAGCGACTACCGACCGTCTCCACGAGCGATACGACCTTCCCCCAGACGTCCAGACTGGACGAGAGGACCGTGATGGTATTGCTCATCACCTCCCGCCTCACGTCGGTGATCTGGAACTCCCACGAATCTTCGACGCGCTTGACGACATCGACTATGACGGCCCGATCACAATCGAACTGGACGAACCGTATCGAACGGCTGAGATCGTTCAAGAGACAATGGCTGCGATTGGGACGTATAGATAG